The Micromonospora sp. NBC_01740 genome includes a window with the following:
- a CDS encoding sensor histidine kinase, whose protein sequence is MGNWWSVRVGGAVRSREVVRRRLGDLLLWATTAAPIAYALVTPPHAGPATARLAGALLLLAVAVAVSRRWPVVALVGVVLGSLLDGNFLFAIPVFSYLTGRRSATARPAAVAFAALAAGGTALNLGLLGTGAATWFLLASVLLFAGVFPWLVGRYRRQQAALTEAGRRHAEARERERRGTAERVRLRERARIAQEMHDSLGHDLSLIALRAAALEVADDLAPRHRAAAGELRASVAAATERLHGIIGVLREPDGAATTRPADESVTELVDGAREAGMAVRLDGADALAQLPPMAAHAAHRVVREALTNAARYAPGAAVTVVLRGDGDRVEVAVVNAAPPAGPLPGPPSTGSGLLALAERVRLAGGVLTTGHQDGGGFAVRARLPAAARAGADALPSGGGDSGPASGRWPAGGWSAGEADEADGPGFPVAPGAGADASDGGAPGERPGEAERRLRDARRRVRLSLLTALGAPAGLALVLSLVYYPVATAGTVLDDGAFARMPVGAQRAELTGLPRRQSAPPAGTARPGCEHYTDGNFPLAQPTWRLCFVEGRLVSKERIDG, encoded by the coding sequence GTGGGGAACTGGTGGTCCGTCCGGGTGGGCGGCGCGGTGCGGTCCCGGGAGGTCGTCCGGCGGCGGCTCGGCGACCTGCTCCTGTGGGCGACGACCGCTGCCCCGATCGCGTACGCGCTTGTCACCCCGCCGCACGCGGGGCCGGCCACCGCCCGGCTGGCCGGCGCGTTGCTGCTGCTCGCGGTGGCGGTCGCGGTGAGCCGGCGCTGGCCGGTGGTCGCCCTGGTCGGGGTGGTGCTCGGGTCGTTGCTGGACGGCAACTTCCTCTTCGCGATCCCGGTGTTCAGTTATCTGACCGGTCGCCGCAGCGCCACCGCCCGCCCGGCCGCCGTCGCCTTCGCCGCGCTCGCGGCCGGCGGCACCGCGCTCAACCTGGGGCTGCTCGGCACCGGCGCGGCCACCTGGTTCCTGCTCGCCTCGGTGCTGCTCTTCGCCGGGGTGTTCCCGTGGCTCGTCGGGCGGTACCGGCGGCAGCAGGCCGCCCTGACCGAGGCCGGCCGCCGGCACGCCGAGGCGCGGGAGCGCGAGCGGCGGGGCACCGCGGAGCGGGTCCGACTGCGGGAACGGGCCCGCATCGCCCAGGAGATGCACGACTCGCTCGGGCACGACCTGAGTCTGATCGCCCTGCGCGCCGCCGCCCTGGAGGTCGCCGACGACCTCGCGCCCCGGCACCGGGCCGCCGCCGGGGAGCTGCGGGCCAGTGTCGCCGCCGCCACCGAGCGGCTGCACGGGATCATCGGGGTGCTCCGGGAGCCGGACGGGGCGGCGACCACCCGGCCGGCCGACGAGAGCGTCACCGAACTGGTCGACGGGGCCCGGGAGGCGGGCATGGCGGTGCGCCTGGACGGCGCGGACGCCCTGGCGCAGCTGCCGCCGATGGCCGCGCACGCCGCGCACCGGGTGGTCCGCGAGGCGCTGACCAACGCCGCCCGGTACGCCCCCGGCGCGGCGGTCACCGTCGTCCTGCGCGGCGACGGCGACCGGGTCGAGGTGGCCGTCGTCAACGCGGCGCCACCGGCCGGGCCGCTGCCGGGCCCGCCGTCCACCGGTTCCGGCCTGCTCGCCCTCGCCGAGCGGGTCCGGCTCGCCGGCGGCGTCCTGACGACCGGTCACCAGGACGGTGGCGGCTTCGCCGTCCGTGCCCGCCTGCCGGCGGCGGCCCGGGCGGGCGCCGACGCCCTCCCGTCGGGTGGAGGCGACTCCGGCCCCGCCAGTGGCCGGTGGCCGGCGGGCGGCTGGTCGGCGGGCGAGGCGGACGAGGCGGACGGGCCGGGGTTTCCGGTCGCCCCAGGTGCGGGCGCCGACGCGTCCGACGGTGGGGCGCCGGGAGAGCGGCCGGGCGAGGCCGAGCGGCGGCTGCGCGACGCCCGCCGGCGGGTCCGGCTCAGCCTGCTGACGGCGCTCGGCGCCCCGGCGGGCCTCGCGCTGGTCCTCTCCCTCGTCTACTACCCGGTCGCCACCGCCGGTACGGTCCTCGACGACGGGGCCTTCGCGCGGATGCCCGTGGGCGCGCAGCGCGCCGAGCTGACCGGGCTGCCCCGACGGCAGTCGGCCCCGCCCGCCGGGACGGCGCGTCCCGGCTGCGAGCACTACACCGACGGCAACTTCCCCCTGGCCCAGCCGACGTGGCGGCTCTGCTTCGTCGAGGGCCGGCTGGTCAGCAAGGAGCGGATCGACGGATGA
- a CDS encoding response regulator — MNADTAGPVRVVLADDEAMIRAGVRAILATDPGIEVVAEAGDGRAAVELVRAHRPRVALLDIRMPRLDGLSAAAEIRRLVPETATLMLTTFGEDDHVARALGHGASGFLLKAGDPRELIAGVHAVADGGAYLSPQVARRVIELGGDRLARRPVARDRLAGLTEREREVLALVGAGLSNAEIARRLHLVEGTVKSYLTSVFTRLEVRNRVQAAILAYEAGLVEPTG, encoded by the coding sequence ATGAACGCCGACACGGCCGGCCCGGTGCGGGTCGTCCTCGCCGACGACGAGGCGATGATCCGGGCCGGTGTCCGGGCCATCCTGGCCACCGATCCGGGCATCGAGGTGGTGGCCGAGGCGGGTGACGGCCGGGCCGCGGTGGAACTCGTCCGGGCGCACCGGCCCCGGGTGGCGCTGCTGGACATCCGGATGCCGAGGCTGGACGGGCTCTCCGCCGCCGCCGAGATCCGCCGGCTCGTGCCGGAGACGGCGACGCTCATGCTGACCACGTTCGGCGAGGACGACCACGTCGCCCGGGCGCTCGGGCACGGGGCGAGCGGATTCCTGCTCAAGGCCGGCGACCCACGCGAGTTGATCGCCGGGGTGCACGCCGTCGCCGACGGCGGCGCGTACCTGTCACCGCAGGTGGCCCGTCGGGTCATCGAGCTGGGCGGTGACCGGCTGGCCCGCCGGCCGGTGGCCCGGGACCGGCTCGCGGGGCTGACCGAGCGGGAGCGGGAGGTGCTCGCGCTGGTCGGGGCGGGCCTGTCCAACGCCGAGATCGCCCGCCGGCTGCACCTGGTCGAGGGCACCGTGAAGAGCTACCTGACGAGCGTCTTCACCCGGCTCGAGGTGCGCAACCGGGTGCAGGCGGCGATCCTCGCGTACGAGGCGGGGCTGGTCGAGCCGACCGGCTGA
- a CDS encoding ABC transporter permease subunit: MNTISAEWTKVWSVRSTWWSLLAGVLLMAATAGQLAIYAANANTNDDPADDAGIVTAGSVVIGSVELTQYAVLALGLLVITSEFTSGTIRTTLQCTPSRGRVLLAKAVVTAAVTFALGLLLGAVGALVARPVLGRWGAAPAGGTVGDVLAVATYLALVGVLALGLGAALRSAVLTLTVLVATLMIVPLSLQEPDIAVLNRIADAFPGVAGGHFLAGDTDPYPAPVGLLLLAGWAGAALLLGRAALRRRDA; this comes from the coding sequence ATGAACACGATCTCCGCCGAGTGGACCAAGGTGTGGTCCGTGCGTTCCACCTGGTGGTCCTTGCTGGCCGGGGTGCTGCTGATGGCCGCCACCGCCGGTCAGCTGGCCATCTACGCCGCCAACGCGAACACCAACGACGACCCGGCCGACGACGCCGGGATCGTCACCGCCGGCAGCGTCGTGATCGGCTCGGTCGAGCTGACCCAGTACGCCGTGCTGGCGCTGGGCCTGCTCGTGATCACCAGCGAGTTCACCAGCGGCACGATCCGTACCACCCTGCAGTGCACGCCGTCGCGCGGCCGGGTACTGCTGGCCAAGGCCGTGGTGACCGCGGCGGTGACGTTCGCGCTCGGGCTGCTGCTCGGCGCGGTCGGCGCGCTGGTGGCGCGGCCGGTGCTCGGCCGCTGGGGCGCCGCGCCGGCGGGCGGCACCGTCGGCGACGTCCTGGCGGTGGCGACCTACCTGGCGCTGGTCGGCGTGCTGGCCCTCGGGCTCGGCGCGGCCCTGCGCAGCGCGGTGCTCACCCTGACCGTGCTCGTCGCCACGCTGATGATCGTCCCGCTGTCGTTGCAGGAACCGGACATCGCCGTGCTCAACCGGATCGCCGACGCCTTCCCGGGGGTCGCCGGCGGGCACTTCCTGGCCGGGGACACCGACCCGTACCCGGCACCGGTCGGGTTGCTCCTGCTCGCCGGCTGGGCCGGCGCCGCGCTGCTGCTGGGCCGCGCCGCGCTGCGCCGCCGCGACGCGTAA
- a CDS encoding ATP-binding cassette domain-containing protein, whose amino-acid sequence MITLRGLTKRFGGTTAVDALTVDIGPGRVTGFLGPNGAGKSTTMRMILGLDRPTAGQALVRGRAYRELRRPLREVGALLDARAVHPARSGRAHLLAMARSNGIPDRRVDEVLATVGLDARAAAKPGRTLSLGMGQRLGIAGALLGDPPVLMFDEPVNGLDPDGVRWVRQLMRSLADEGRTVFVSSHLMTEMQLTADRLVVIGRGRLLADAPIDEVIAGSAVAVRVRSPQPAGLAALAGRLTAAGAAVEPAGPDELTVTGATVERIGDLAYELGVRLHELSPHGASLEQAFMELTADSVEYAGTPTVSEAR is encoded by the coding sequence ATGATCACATTACGTGGGTTGACGAAGCGGTTCGGGGGCACGACCGCCGTCGACGCCCTGACCGTCGACATCGGGCCCGGCCGGGTCACCGGCTTCCTCGGCCCGAACGGCGCCGGCAAGTCCACCACCATGCGGATGATCCTCGGGCTGGACCGCCCCACCGCCGGGCAGGCGCTCGTGCGCGGGCGGGCGTACCGGGAGCTGCGGCGCCCGCTGCGTGAGGTCGGCGCGCTGCTCGACGCCCGGGCCGTCCACCCCGCCCGCTCGGGTCGGGCGCACCTGCTCGCGATGGCCCGCAGCAACGGGATACCGGACCGCCGGGTGGACGAGGTGCTCGCCACCGTGGGGCTGGACGCCCGTGCCGCCGCCAAGCCCGGCCGCACCCTCTCCCTCGGCATGGGCCAGCGGCTCGGCATCGCCGGGGCGCTGCTCGGCGACCCGCCGGTGCTGATGTTCGACGAGCCGGTCAACGGCCTCGACCCGGACGGGGTGCGCTGGGTCCGGCAGCTGATGCGATCCCTGGCCGACGAGGGCCGGACGGTCTTCGTCTCCAGCCACCTGATGACCGAGATGCAGCTCACCGCCGACCGGCTGGTGGTGATCGGCCGGGGCCGCCTGCTCGCCGACGCCCCGATCGACGAGGTCATCGCCGGCAGCGCGGTGGCCGTGCGCGTACGCAGCCCGCAGCCGGCCGGCCTCGCCGCCCTCGCCGGGCGCCTCACCGCCGCCGGGGCCGCCGTCGAGCCGGCCGGCCCCGACGAGCTGACCGTCACCGGCGCCACCGTCGAGCGGATCGGCGACCTGGCGTACGAGCTGGGAGTGCGGCTGCACGAGCTCAGCCCACACGGGGCCTCCCTGGAACAGGCCTTCATGGAACTGACCGCCGACAGCGTCGAGTACGCCGGCACCCCGACCGTGAGCGAGGCACGATGA
- a CDS encoding cytochrome P450: MLFRSWAQTADAHWPDVARVRDHVGVAHLVVTRHALVREVLTDPATYRPDNALDAVTPIPVVALRVLAGHRFRLPPTLANNGGASHPAIRAIVADALHPTRVAAQRPWLTDLVRERVGGIAATLDAGGSVDLYARLAADLPLLVLARLVELPDAPVGAVKEFARAALELFWAPLDAERQQALAAEVGRFHRVLREFAATGGGLAGSLRAAGHPPDVVVGALFFLLVAGQETTSQFLTLLLHRLTGEPAVLAGLRDGTVAVADVVEEGLRLEPPIVTWRRVAAVDTTLGGTAVPAGTSIVLWLARAGRDPSTVDAPDEFRPGQRGSRRHLAFGAGAHRCVGDQLARMEAAVVVAETAPLLDGVSVLREPWCPDNLTFRMPDAFVVRRR; this comes from the coding sequence GTGCTGTTCCGGAGCTGGGCGCAGACCGCCGACGCGCACTGGCCGGACGTGGCCCGGGTACGCGACCACGTGGGGGTCGCGCACCTGGTCGTGACCCGGCACGCCCTGGTCCGTGAGGTGCTCACCGATCCGGCGACGTACCGGCCGGACAACGCGCTGGACGCGGTGACCCCGATCCCGGTGGTCGCGCTGCGGGTGCTGGCCGGGCACCGGTTCCGGCTGCCGCCGACCCTGGCGAACAACGGTGGCGCCAGCCACCCGGCGATCCGGGCGATCGTCGCCGACGCCCTGCACCCGACGCGGGTCGCCGCGCAGCGGCCCTGGCTCACCGACCTGGTCCGGGAGCGCGTCGGCGGGATCGCCGCCACCCTGGACGCCGGCGGGTCGGTGGACCTGTACGCCCGGCTCGCCGCCGACCTGCCGCTGCTGGTGCTGGCCCGGCTGGTCGAGCTGCCGGACGCGCCGGTCGGCGCGGTGAAGGAGTTCGCCCGCGCCGCGCTGGAACTGTTCTGGGCGCCCCTGGACGCCGAACGGCAGCAGGCCCTCGCCGCCGAGGTGGGCCGCTTCCACCGGGTGCTGCGCGAGTTCGCCGCGACCGGGGGCGGGCTGGCCGGGTCGCTGCGGGCCGCCGGGCACCCGCCCGACGTGGTGGTGGGCGCGCTGTTCTTCCTGCTGGTGGCCGGCCAGGAGACCACCTCGCAGTTCCTCACCCTGCTGCTGCACCGGCTGACCGGCGAGCCGGCCGTGCTGGCCGGCCTGCGCGACGGCACCGTCGCGGTCGCCGACGTCGTCGAGGAGGGGCTGCGGCTGGAGCCGCCGATCGTCACCTGGCGGCGGGTGGCGGCGGTGGACACCACGCTGGGCGGGACGGCGGTGCCGGCGGGCACCAGCATCGTGCTCTGGCTGGCCCGCGCCGGCCGCGACCCGTCCACCGTCGACGCGCCGGACGAGTTCCGACCCGGGCAGCGCGGCTCCCGCCGGCACCTGGCCTTCGGGGCCGGCGCGCACCGCTGCGTCGGCGACCAGTTGGCCCGGATGGAGGCGGCCGTGGTGGTCGCGGAGACCGCCCCGCTGCTGGACGGCGTCAGCGTGCTCCGCGAGCCGTGGTGCCCGGACAACCTGACCTTCCGGATGCCCGACGCGTTCGTCGTCCGCCGCCGCTGA
- a CDS encoding class I SAM-dependent methyltransferase — MSDLSAAFVRLHASLSPVAFVPEVRLHQADDAIGLWELTEGEFRSAQPPPFWAFAWAGGQALARYVTDHPELVAGRRVLDLAAGSGLVAIAAARAGAAAVRAVEIDELAVAAVAVNAEANGVRVDAELGDVLDGDAGGAEVVLAGDVFYSQAMANRVLRFLLRAARAGARVLVGDPGRAFLPHDRFDELAVYDVPVPETLESVRVKRTTVWQLRAGLPGAGR; from the coding sequence GTGTCCGACCTTTCCGCCGCCTTCGTCCGCCTGCACGCCAGTCTCTCCCCGGTCGCCTTCGTTCCCGAGGTGCGGCTGCACCAGGCGGACGACGCCATCGGCCTGTGGGAGCTGACGGAGGGCGAGTTCCGCAGCGCGCAGCCGCCGCCGTTCTGGGCCTTCGCCTGGGCCGGCGGGCAGGCGCTGGCCCGGTACGTCACCGACCACCCGGAGCTGGTCGCCGGCCGCCGGGTGCTGGACCTCGCCGCGGGCTCCGGCCTGGTCGCCATCGCCGCCGCGCGGGCCGGCGCCGCCGCCGTGCGCGCTGTGGAGATCGACGAGCTGGCCGTCGCGGCCGTCGCGGTCAACGCCGAGGCCAACGGGGTACGCGTCGACGCCGAACTCGGCGACGTCCTCGACGGCGACGCCGGTGGGGCCGAGGTGGTGCTCGCCGGGGACGTGTTCTACAGCCAGGCGATGGCCAACCGGGTGCTGCGCTTCCTGCTCCGGGCCGCCCGCGCCGGGGCCCGGGTGCTGGTCGGCGACCCCGGCCGGGCCTTCCTGCCCCACGACCGCTTCGACGAACTGGCCGTCTACGACGTGCCGGTGCCCGAGACGCTGGAGAGCGTACGGGTGAAGCGCACCACGGTGTGGCAGTTGCGGGCGGGGCTGCCGGGGGCGGGCCGCTAG
- a CDS encoding M36 family metallopeptidase, whose product MSRRRRRLIPVLAATAVAAALLPTGPTAAAPAGGASAERRSGPFAEGQHQHADVDNRPGTAAPDARQRGLARRADPDARWNRLGTPHALGPGSAPLATGLPAEPEAAARAYLTGHQDLFGLDAAAVDAMDRVLVRPVGAGAVVTLRQRFGDLPAGHDGLVTVAVAGGKVLAVSSSLSRDTDAPAPATLTDEQAYAAARADAGLTAEAVRSHSVRAVAVPTPLDGPRAAYEVTLIGADTDHPAAFTTYVDGITGQVLVREDLVDFDSDNPSWAVFPATPPRDLGPGQDPRVRWCGDPAPGCQAAFRDPATGQPWDVDAATGTPTGTARGNSANTVLSWGGGTPAVPATPSPERRYEYPFTDQWHQARCNPEVFTSAQRNDGDAAIANLFAMHNRMHDWAWHLGFTEATWNLQAVNLTPQGLGGDAEQGRAQQGALSGNRNNANQGTPRDGLPPTTNMYLWQPQAGGPYPPCVDGDYDMTVIGHEYTHAITNRMIAGPDSGISGHQGGSMGESWSDLLAAEYLFQHGLRAPGETPYVTGGYVTGNLVSGIRNHDFSRSPLNYSDVGYNTGGPAVHADGEIWSATNFRVRAAMMKRYGVGTPQRQLDCARGEVAVEQCPGNRRWSQLVFDSFLLQAASQVSMLDMRDNMLTADLLRFGGANQDLLWAEFARSGMGRDAATNGAADTDPTPSFAAPGADNAVLTLRPKGDSADAPIRVYVGAYEARAVPVADTDPATALPDTVELVPGTYQLLAVAPGFGHQRLTVVAKAGKEGYVDLRMSRNLASTASGATVTGDGVNLDRIADDTEATNWASLDGVAGRQVTVALPGDAPQVVKRVNVSAMLRPAIAGDADAGGQNALSALRSFAVSACNAKTTDCADPANWRRIHTSAPDAFPGGAYRAYVPDINLREFAVPTTLATHLRLEVLASQCTGGPAYAGEQDDDPATTTDCATASPARTQVRIAEFQAFSK is encoded by the coding sequence ATGAGTCGGCGTCGACGCCGACTCATCCCCGTCCTGGCGGCGACCGCGGTGGCGGCCGCGCTGCTGCCCACCGGACCCACCGCAGCCGCCCCCGCCGGCGGCGCCTCCGCCGAGCGGCGCTCCGGCCCGTTCGCCGAGGGGCAGCACCAGCACGCCGACGTCGACAACCGCCCCGGTACCGCCGCCCCCGACGCGCGGCAGCGGGGCCTGGCGCGCAGGGCCGACCCGGACGCCCGCTGGAACCGGCTCGGCACCCCGCACGCGCTCGGCCCCGGCAGCGCGCCCCTCGCCACCGGCCTGCCCGCCGAGCCGGAGGCGGCCGCCCGCGCGTACCTCACCGGGCACCAGGACCTCTTCGGGCTGGACGCCGCGGCGGTCGACGCGATGGACCGGGTGCTGGTCCGCCCGGTCGGCGCCGGCGCGGTCGTCACCCTCCGGCAGCGCTTCGGCGACCTGCCGGCCGGGCACGACGGCCTGGTCACCGTCGCGGTCGCCGGCGGCAAGGTCCTCGCGGTCAGCTCCTCGCTGTCCCGGGACACCGACGCGCCGGCGCCGGCCACCCTCACCGACGAGCAGGCGTACGCGGCGGCGCGCGCCGACGCCGGCCTGACCGCCGAGGCGGTACGCAGCCACAGCGTCCGCGCCGTCGCCGTGCCCACCCCGCTCGACGGGCCCCGCGCCGCCTACGAGGTGACCCTGATCGGCGCCGACACCGACCACCCGGCGGCGTTCACCACCTACGTCGACGGGATCACCGGGCAGGTGCTGGTCCGCGAGGACCTCGTCGACTTCGACTCGGACAACCCGAGCTGGGCGGTCTTCCCGGCCACCCCGCCGCGCGACCTCGGCCCCGGGCAGGATCCCCGGGTGCGCTGGTGCGGCGACCCCGCGCCGGGCTGCCAGGCGGCCTTCCGCGATCCGGCGACCGGCCAGCCGTGGGACGTCGACGCGGCCACCGGCACGCCGACCGGCACCGCCCGCGGCAACTCCGCCAACACCGTGCTGTCCTGGGGCGGCGGCACGCCGGCCGTACCGGCCACGCCCAGCCCGGAGCGCCGCTACGAGTACCCGTTCACCGACCAGTGGCACCAGGCCCGCTGCAACCCGGAGGTGTTCACCTCGGCGCAGCGCAACGACGGCGACGCCGCGATCGCCAACCTGTTCGCCATGCACAACCGGATGCACGACTGGGCCTGGCACCTCGGCTTCACCGAGGCCACCTGGAACCTCCAGGCGGTGAACCTGACCCCGCAGGGCCTGGGCGGCGACGCCGAGCAGGGCCGCGCCCAGCAGGGTGCGCTCAGCGGCAACCGGAACAACGCCAACCAGGGCACGCCGCGTGACGGCCTGCCGCCGACCACCAACATGTACCTGTGGCAGCCGCAGGCCGGCGGGCCGTACCCGCCCTGCGTGGACGGCGACTACGACATGACGGTGATCGGGCACGAGTACACCCACGCCATCACCAACCGCATGATCGCCGGCCCGGACAGCGGCATCAGCGGGCACCAGGGCGGCTCGATGGGCGAGTCGTGGAGCGACCTGCTCGCCGCCGAGTACCTGTTCCAGCACGGGCTGCGCGCCCCCGGCGAGACGCCCTACGTCACCGGCGGCTACGTCACCGGCAACCTGGTCAGCGGCATCCGCAACCACGACTTCAGCCGCAGCCCGCTGAACTACTCCGACGTCGGCTACAACACCGGCGGTCCCGCCGTGCACGCCGACGGCGAGATCTGGAGCGCCACCAACTTCCGGGTGCGCGCCGCGATGATGAAGCGCTACGGCGTCGGCACCCCGCAGCGGCAGCTCGACTGCGCGCGCGGCGAGGTGGCGGTGGAGCAGTGCCCGGGCAACCGGCGCTGGTCGCAGCTGGTCTTCGACTCGTTCCTGCTCCAGGCCGCCAGCCAGGTGAGCATGCTCGACATGCGGGACAACATGCTCACCGCCGACCTGTTGCGCTTCGGCGGCGCCAACCAGGACCTGCTCTGGGCGGAGTTCGCCCGCTCCGGGATGGGCCGCGACGCCGCCACCAACGGCGCTGCCGACACGGACCCGACGCCGAGCTTCGCCGCTCCGGGCGCCGACAACGCCGTGCTCACCCTGCGGCCGAAGGGCGACAGCGCCGACGCGCCGATCCGGGTGTACGTCGGGGCGTACGAGGCGCGGGCGGTGCCCGTGGCCGACACCGACCCGGCCACCGCCCTGCCGGACACCGTCGAGCTGGTGCCCGGCACGTACCAGCTGCTCGCCGTCGCGCCCGGCTTCGGCCACCAGCGGCTGACCGTGGTCGCCAAGGCCGGCAAGGAGGGGTACGTCGACCTGCGGATGAGCCGGAACCTGGCGTCCACGGCGTCCGGCGCGACGGTCACCGGCGACGGGGTCAACCTGGACCGCATCGCCGACGACACCGAGGCCACCAACTGGGCCTCCCTGGACGGGGTCGCCGGGCGGCAGGTGACCGTGGCGCTGCCCGGGGACGCGCCGCAGGTCGTGAAGCGGGTGAACGTCAGCGCCATGCTGCGCCCGGCGATCGCCGGCGACGCCGACGCGGGCGGCCAGAACGCGCTCAGCGCGCTGCGCTCGTTCGCGGTGTCGGCGTGCAACGCGAAGACGACCGACTGCGCGGATCCGGCGAACTGGCGGCGGATCCACACCAGCGCGCCCGACGCGTTCCCGGGCGGGGCGTACCGGGCGTACGTGCCGGACATCAACCTGCGCGAGTTCGCGGTGCCGACCACGCTGGCCACGCACCTGCGGTTGGAGGTGCTCGCCAGCCAGTGCACCGGCGGCCCGGCCTACGCCGGTGAGCAGGACGACGACCCGGCGACCACCACCGACTGCGCGACGGCCAGCCCGGCCCGTACGCAGGTGCGCATCGCCGAGTTCCAGGCGTTCTCGAAGTGA
- a CDS encoding alkane 1-monooxygenase: MALDPTAPANAAGWRDTRRPWWPLALLVPTLPFVGWATWRATGDAWAWWLTPAAVFVLIPVVDLLVGEDRRNPPDEAVARLAADGYYRWLTYLYLPAQYAGLVLCCAVWARGDLTVAGAAGLVATMGVVDGIAINTAHELGHKRETVERWLSKVALAPAAYGHFHVEHNRGHHTRVATPEDPASARLGESFWAFWPRTVSGSLRSAWRLEAARFRLRGRSPWTWRNDVLNAFAMTLALYAALTVALGPRVLPFLALQAVVGFSLLEVVNYLEHYGLARQRTPAGRYEKVDPRHSWNSDRSVTNIFLFQLQRHSDHHANPLRRYQTLRTFESSPQLPAGYATMVLAALAPPVWRRLMDHRVLAHYGGDLTLANVHPPALRRLQKRRRRGPAAA; this comes from the coding sequence ATGGCCCTCGACCCCACAGCGCCCGCCAACGCCGCCGGCTGGCGGGACACCCGCCGGCCCTGGTGGCCGCTGGCGCTGCTCGTCCCGACGCTGCCGTTCGTCGGCTGGGCGACCTGGCGGGCCACCGGCGACGCCTGGGCCTGGTGGCTCACCCCCGCCGCCGTGTTCGTCCTGATCCCGGTGGTCGACCTGCTGGTCGGCGAGGACCGGCGCAACCCGCCCGACGAGGCGGTGGCCCGGCTGGCCGCCGACGGTTACTACCGCTGGTTGACCTACCTCTACCTGCCCGCCCAGTACGCCGGCCTGGTGCTCTGCTGCGCGGTCTGGGCCCGGGGCGACCTGACGGTGGCCGGGGCGGCCGGCCTGGTCGCCACGATGGGTGTGGTCGACGGCATCGCCATCAACACCGCCCACGAGCTGGGCCACAAGCGGGAGACGGTGGAGCGCTGGCTGTCCAAGGTGGCCCTCGCGCCGGCCGCGTACGGGCACTTCCACGTCGAGCACAACCGGGGCCACCACACCCGCGTCGCCACACCGGAGGACCCGGCCAGCGCCCGGCTGGGGGAGAGCTTCTGGGCGTTCTGGCCGCGTACCGTCTCAGGCAGCCTGCGCTCGGCGTGGCGGCTGGAGGCCGCCCGGTTCCGCCTGCGGGGCCGCAGCCCGTGGACGTGGCGCAACGACGTGCTGAACGCGTTCGCGATGACCCTCGCGCTCTACGCGGCGCTGACCGTCGCCCTCGGCCCGCGCGTACTGCCGTTCCTGGCGCTCCAGGCGGTGGTCGGGTTCTCCCTGCTCGAGGTGGTCAACTACCTGGAGCACTACGGGCTCGCGCGGCAGCGCACCCCCGCCGGGCGCTACGAGAAGGTCGACCCCCGGCACAGCTGGAACAGCGACCGCAGCGTGACCAACATCTTCCTCTTCCAGCTCCAGCGGCACAGCGACCACCACGCCAACCCGCTGCGCCGCTACCAGACGCTGCGCACCTTCGAGTCCTCCCCGCAGCTGCCCGCCGGCTACGCCACGATGGTGCTGGCCGCGCTGGCGCCGCCGGTGTGGCGCCGGCTGATGGACCACCGGGTGCTCGCCCACTACGGCGGGGACCTGACGCTGGCCAACGTCCACCCGCCGGCCCTGCGCCGGCTGCAGAAGCGCCGTCGACGTGGCCCGGCGGCCGCCTGA
- a CDS encoding TIGR03086 family metal-binding protein produces the protein MDPLETYRRSLAEFTDRVAQVGPDQWSDPTPCPDWDVRTLVNHVVGEDRWSVALLAGRTIEQVGDRYDGDVLGPDPAGTAREAAGQAELAFTHPGALERTVGLSTGETPADEYLHQLTAEHLIHGWDLAVAIGADPRLDADAVAACAQWFAQRIGDYQRGRLVRPEVDVPARADEQDRLVAAFGRDPDWAP, from the coding sequence ATGGACCCGCTGGAGACGTACCGCCGCAGCCTGGCCGAGTTCACCGACCGGGTGGCGCAGGTCGGCCCCGACCAGTGGTCGGACCCGACCCCGTGCCCCGACTGGGACGTCCGGACGCTGGTCAACCACGTGGTGGGCGAAGACCGGTGGAGCGTCGCGCTGCTCGCGGGGCGGACGATCGAGCAGGTCGGCGACCGCTACGACGGCGACGTGCTCGGCCCGGACCCGGCCGGCACGGCCCGGGAGGCGGCGGGGCAGGCCGAGCTGGCCTTCACCCACCCGGGGGCGCTGGAGCGCACCGTCGGGCTCTCCACCGGCGAGACCCCCGCCGACGAGTACCTGCACCAACTGACCGCGGAGCACCTGATCCACGGCTGGGACCTCGCCGTGGCGATCGGCGCGGACCCCCGGCTGGACGCCGACGCGGTCGCCGCGTGCGCGCAGTGGTTCGCTCAGCGGATCGGCGACTACCAGCGGGGCCGACTGGTCCGGCCGGAGGTCGACGTGCCGGCGCGGGCGGACGAGCAGGACCGCCTCGTCGCCGCCTTCGGCCGCGACCCCGACTGGGCACCGTGA